In one window of Rhizobium glycinendophyticum DNA:
- the tlpA gene encoding thiol:disulfide interchange protein TlpA: MTDKRRSGLFSTKLVAIAAVAGIVAGAAAVYVRETTSGNAETAQNAGPCAGSLNKARALEPFFKGDVAAMVPIDQPQAVEGLTFTDATVKVTSIADFAGKTTLVNLWATWCVPCREEMPALNGLQKALGSDRFQVVAINIDTGDAEKPKAFLAETGVDALGLYRDASMGVFNTLKKQGLAFGLPVTLLVDGKGCLLGHMNGPAAWDSPDARALITAATGA; encoded by the coding sequence ATGACAGACAAAAGACGCAGTGGTCTCTTCTCTACCAAGCTGGTTGCGATCGCGGCGGTGGCCGGCATTGTCGCCGGCGCGGCTGCGGTATACGTGAGAGAGACCACGTCTGGCAATGCCGAGACGGCTCAGAATGCAGGGCCTTGCGCAGGTTCGCTCAACAAGGCGCGGGCGCTCGAACCCTTCTTCAAGGGCGATGTCGCGGCCATGGTGCCGATCGATCAGCCGCAGGCGGTCGAAGGTCTGACCTTCACCGATGCCACTGTCAAGGTAACGAGCATTGCCGACTTCGCCGGCAAGACCACGCTGGTCAATCTCTGGGCCACCTGGTGCGTGCCCTGCCGCGAAGAAATGCCGGCGTTGAACGGCCTGCAGAAGGCACTCGGCAGCGACCGATTCCAGGTGGTTGCGATCAATATCGACACCGGTGACGCCGAAAAACCGAAGGCCTTCCTTGCCGAAACCGGCGTCGATGCGCTCGGCCTCTACCGCGACGCCTCAATGGGGGTGTTCAATACGCTCAAGAAACAAGGCCTCGCCTTCGGCCTGCCGGTCACTCTTCTGGTCGACGGCAAGGGCTGCCTGCTTGGCCACATGAACGGCCCGGCCGCCTGGGACAGCCCGGATGCCAGGGCGCTGATAACGGCTGCGACCGGCGCCTAA